The Taeniopygia guttata chromosome 6, bTaeGut7.mat, whole genome shotgun sequence genome contains a region encoding:
- the AFAP1L2 gene encoding actin filament-associated protein 1-like 2 isoform X2, with protein MEKYKALEQLLTELEDFLRILDKENLSSTAVVKKSFLSDLLKVYTKSSGGDEEYIYMNKVTVHKQQGDQEKQDKVLDQKNSLTNGDSGLHLSPPQKSLPDLPPPKILETKQPPVPKIESPEGYYEEAEPYDISVNGLFGRLAAAGPRPGLQVTEGVIYATITMDGEAVSSSYESYDEEESSKGKSATHQWPSPEATIELMKDARICAFLWRKKWLGQWAKQLCVIKDTRLLCYKSSKDHNPQLDVNLLGCTVIHKEKQVRKKEHKLKIIPTNADVIVLGLQSKDQAEQWLRVIQETSGLLCEGGSEGNQYIPDSQRLTYPKVEVSERYSAASESGSSTDGHTETAEAKDVKKKGTTGLKLSNLMNLGRKKSSSLDSPERSLETSSYLNVLVNSQWKSRWCQIKDGHLHFYQDKNRSKLAQQPLSLAGCEIIPEPSPDHLYSFRILHNGEERLVLEAKSSEEMGHWLGLLLSESGSKTDPEEFTYDYVDADRVSCIVSAAKNSFFLMQRKYSEPNAYIDSLPKGRVQQDELYDDVDLPDLPVEEVPKSESKLEGDQDRVYLDLTPVKSLLHCAGKMSCQSSPLSSPSLERTASKAAPESTAETAPMAVEAEPCTKAAETSEQKQPEKPEPEEALPRVPAIKIQTQQQNTPEVPAGTVPVGSPQLVPAHRPKMPLPAVETKLGKNRTEAEVKRFTEEKERLEKEKDEIRAQLTQLRKERRELKEMLGGSTDKSLEQRLKEIDEECKRKESQRVDLELSLVEVKENLKKAESGPVTLGTAVDTTHLENTAPRVQAKSASPANSAENSPVNSATALKNRPLSVMVTGKGTVLQKAKEWEKKGAS; from the exons CTCTTGAGCAGCTGCTCACGGAACTTGAAGATTTTCTGAGGATACTGGACAAGGAGAACttgagcagcactgctgtggtgAAGAAGAGCTTCCTCTCTGACCTTCTGAAAGTCTACACCAAGTCCAGTG GTGGTGATGAGGAGTATATTTATATGAACAAAGTGACAGTCCATAAACAGCAGGGTGACCAAGAGAAACAAGACAAAG TGCTGGATCAGAAGAACTCCCTGACTAATGGAGACTCAGGACTGCATTTGTCACCTCCTCAGAAGAGCCTGCCAGACCTCCCCCCTCCAAAG ATTctggaaacaaaacaaccaCCGGTCCCCAAGATTGAATCCCCAGAGGGATATTACGAAGAGGCTGAGCCCTATGACATCTCTGTAAATG GTCTTTTTGGTAGGCTTGCTGCGGCTGGACCCAGGCCAGGGTTGCAGGTTACTGAGGGCGTTATTTATGCCACAATTACTATGG ATGGTGAAGCTGTTAGCAGTTCCTACGAATCTTACGAtgaggaagagagcagcaaaGGCAAGTCAGCAACCCATCAGTGGCCATCCCCAGAGGCCACCATTGAGCTGATGAAGGATGCCCGCATCTGTGCCTTCCTGTGGAGAAAGAAGTGGCTGGGACAGTGGGCAAAACAGCTGTGTGTTATCAAGGACACCAGGCTGCTG TGCTACAAGAGCTCCAAAGACCACAACCCCCAGCTCGATGTGAATTTGCTGGGCTGCACAGTCATTCACAAGGAAAAGCAAGTGAGGAAGAAAGAGCACAAGCTGAAGATCATCCCCACGAACGCTGATGTCATcgtgctggggctgcagagcaaAGACCAGGCAGAGCAGTGGCTCAGG GTAATCCAAGAGACCAGTGGTCTGCTCTGTGAAGGAGGCAGTGAAGGCAACCAGTACATCCCAGACTCGCAGCGTCTCACTTACCCAAAG GTGGAAGTGTCTGAGAGATACTCTGCAGCCTCCGAGAGCGGGAGCAGCACCGATGGCCACACCGAGACAGCTGAGGCAAAAGATG TTAAGAAAAAGGGCACGACTGGCCTGAAACTCAGCAACCTGATGAACCTCGGGAGGAAGAAGTCCAGCTCCCTGGATAGCCCAGAGAGATCCCTGGAGACCTCAA GTTACCTGAATGTGCTGGTGAACAGCCAATGGAAGTCACGGTGGTGTCAGATAAAGGATGGGCACCTCCATTTCTACCAGGACAAGAACCGAAGCAaactggctcagcagcccctgagTCTGGCAGGTTGTGAGATcatcccagagcccagccctgatCATCTTTACTCCTTCCGCATCCTGCACAACGGGGAAGAACGGCTTGTTCTGGAG GCAAAGTCCTCAGAGGAAATGGGCCACTGGCTGGGCCTCCTCTTGTCGGAGTCAGGCTCGAAAACAGACCCAGAGGAATTTACCTATGATTACGTGGATGCTGACAGGGTTTCCTGCATTGTGAGCGCTGCGAAGAATTCCTTCTT CCTAATGCAGAGGAAATACTCTGAGCCCAATGCCTACATCGACAGCCTGCCCAAGGGCAGGGTGCAGCAGGACGAGCTGTACGACGACGTGGATCTGCCAGACCTGCCTGTG GAAGAAGTACCCAAGAGTGAGAGCAAACTGGAGGGGGATCAAGACAGAGTGTATCTGGATCTCACCCCAGTGAAGTCCTTActacactgtgctggcaagatGTCATGCCAGTCTTCCCCCCTCAGCTCACCATCTCTAGAAAGGACTGCCAGCAAGGCTGCCCCAGAGAGCACAGCTGAGACAGCCCCCATGGCTGTGGAAGCTGAGCCCTGTACTAAGGCAGCAGAGACCTCAGAGCAG AAACAGCCAGAGAAGCCAGAGCCCGAGGAGGCTCTGCCACGTGTCCCTGCTATCAAAATCCAGACCCAGCAGCAGAACACTCCCGAGGTGCCAGCGGGCACAGTTCCAGTGGGCAGTCCCCAGCTGGTGCCTGCACACCGGCCCAAGATGCCACTGCCAG cagtggaaaccaAGCTGGGCAAGAACAGGACAGAGGCAGAGGTGAAACGGTTCACAGAGGAGAAGGAACggctggagaaggagaaggatgAAATCCGAGCTCAGCTCACCCAGCTGCGCAAGGAGAGACGGGAGCTGAAGGAAATGCTTGGTGGCAGCACAG AcaagagcctggagcagaggctgaagGAGATAGATGAAGAAtgcaaaaggaaggaaagccaGAGGGTGGACCTGGAGCTGAGCCTGGTGGAAGTGAAGGAGAACCTGAAGAAGGCAGAGTCTGGCCCGGTGACACTGGGCACAGCAGTGGACACCACACACCTGGAGAACACAGCCCCACGG GTTCAGGCAAAGAGTGCCAGTCCAGCAAACAGCGCAGAGAACTCACCGGTCAATTCAGCAACGGCTTTAAAGAACCGGCCTTTGTCTGTTATGGTCACGGGGAAGGGAACAGTCCTACAGAAAGCTAAG gaatgggagaaaaagggaGCTAGTTAG